A stretch of the Polyangiaceae bacterium genome encodes the following:
- a CDS encoding ABC transporter permease codes for MTTPTGFVHGASQVAARNLIVWRRYAAASALGNFGEPLLYLVALGYGLGRVVPPINGQSYAEFLAPGLIVSTVMYTATFEGTFGAYTRLTTQGTFDAILATPVTVPEIVAGEVIWGGIKSMFGASVVLTVVTVFGLVPSWLALCTIPLGFVAGAMFYAMALSMTALSKSYEFFNYYFTLLVAPMFLFSGVFFPLEQAPRWALALAQVLPLTHVVAISRALVRGVPDVGTAGHAAVLGVYALAAYALAAGLLRRRLRI; via the coding sequence GTGACGACACCCACCGGCTTCGTCCACGGCGCTTCGCAGGTCGCCGCCCGAAACCTGATCGTTTGGCGGCGCTACGCGGCCGCTAGCGCCCTCGGCAACTTCGGCGAGCCCCTGCTCTACCTGGTCGCCCTCGGCTACGGCCTGGGCCGCGTGGTGCCGCCGATCAACGGCCAGAGCTACGCGGAGTTCCTGGCGCCCGGCCTGATCGTCTCGACGGTGATGTACACGGCGACCTTCGAGGGCACCTTCGGCGCCTACACTCGCCTGACCACTCAGGGCACCTTCGACGCCATCCTGGCGACACCGGTCACGGTGCCGGAGATCGTCGCCGGCGAGGTGATCTGGGGCGGCATCAAGAGCATGTTCGGCGCGAGTGTGGTCCTGACCGTGGTGACCGTCTTCGGCCTGGTGCCTTCCTGGCTCGCCCTGTGCACCATCCCGCTCGGGTTCGTGGCCGGCGCGATGTTCTACGCCATGGCCCTCTCGATGACGGCGCTCTCGAAGAGCTACGAGTTCTTCAACTACTACTTCACGCTGCTGGTCGCGCCGATGTTCCTGTTCAGCGGCGTGTTCTTCCCGCTCGAGCAGGCGCCGCGCTGGGCGCTCGCGCTGGCGCAAGTGCTGCCCCTCACCCACGTCGTCGCCATCTCGCGGGCGCTCGTGCGCGGAGTCCCCGATGTCGGCACTGCCGGTCACGCCGCGGTGCTCGGGGTGTACGCCCTGGCTGCGTACGCGCTGGCCGCGGGGCTGTTGCGACGGCGGCTGAGGATTTGA
- a CDS encoding TIGR00725 family protein, with protein sequence MRRRVVAVIGNGLAPPEICAIAEELGKRLVERGYRLVTGGLGGVMAAASRGARRASSYREGDVLGILPGSDPSEANPHVDIAIPSGLGIARNALVVQSADAVIAVGGGSGTLSEMAMAWQLGKLVVGVAAPGWSERLAGSPIDERRDDTVERAASAEEAVEIVARRLG encoded by the coding sequence GTGCGGCGGCGGGTCGTGGCCGTGATCGGCAACGGCTTGGCGCCGCCGGAGATCTGCGCCATCGCCGAAGAGCTCGGCAAGCGCTTGGTCGAGCGCGGCTACCGGCTGGTGACCGGCGGACTCGGCGGCGTGATGGCGGCGGCGTCGCGGGGCGCGCGTCGCGCGTCGAGCTATCGCGAGGGCGACGTGCTCGGCATCCTACCGGGGAGCGATCCGAGCGAGGCCAACCCTCACGTGGACATCGCCATCCCGAGCGGGCTGGGCATCGCGCGGAACGCCCTGGTCGTGCAGAGCGCCGACGCGGTGATCGCCGTGGGTGGCGGCTCCGGCACGCTGAGCGAGATGGCGATGGCCTGGCAGCTCGGCAAGCTCGTGGTGGGCGTCGCCGCGCCCGGCTGGAGCGAGCGCCTCGCAGGCAGCCCCATCGACGAGCGGCGGGACGACACGGTCGAGCGCGCGGCGTCCGCCGAGGAGGCCGTCGAGATCGTCGCGCGGCGGCTGGGTTAG
- a CDS encoding TonB-dependent receptor encodes MSVRAAGLVLGLGLCASVASAEEPPVEVVVRDDKLERSSRREPSAASTQIRREELQTAGADLPDVLERVPGAQLQRSGSSADFATASVRGATSAQLPVYLAGIRLNDDVTGAADLSQVPLWMLDRVEVFRGTAPEDADRMGIGGAVLLEPRFPRRSTLGAGFGIGSFGERSGFVAGASVGRGAGALVGVRYARADNDYEYVDDAGTTTTDADDRVVRRPNADAAAWDVWAIGRSGLGRGAQVTTLLTSFRREQGVTGLGVIPAQHARARIERTLAGVRSSLPCPGGGECRLELATSALLGRHHIRDPRAELATGAPELTSRGARVGQAAHVVWYASEALRLRAGGSEELELLGIDRAGASGLRARREASRADASARLALSPELSLGLAGALERHATSGGSEALSEWTPAARLGAELRLLEELSLLGNAGRYARVPTLGELYGTSAVVLGNPDLAAESGLSFDLGVRGAARGRALSVSGDLFAFARFADDLIAYRRSSLGVVRPYNVASARVLGLELQTAAQAFDHARLELAATLTDPRDASDDRQVRNDLLPYQSRLTAHARLELYSKDLGGVDRAALGASGRHRASRVADPAGLVVIGEDWSLGLDASVLLLQERLAFRAAVENLQGRERYDTVGMPLPGRSYHASAELWW; translated from the coding sequence GTGTCCGTGAGGGCAGCGGGCCTCGTCCTCGGGCTCGGACTGTGTGCCTCGGTGGCGAGCGCCGAGGAGCCCCCCGTCGAGGTGGTGGTGCGCGACGACAAGCTCGAGCGCTCGTCGCGGCGCGAGCCGAGCGCGGCGTCCACGCAGATCCGGCGCGAGGAGCTCCAGACCGCCGGCGCTGATCTGCCGGACGTGCTCGAGCGGGTGCCCGGAGCGCAGCTCCAGCGCAGCGGCAGCAGCGCGGACTTCGCGACGGCTTCGGTGCGCGGCGCAACGAGCGCCCAGCTGCCGGTGTACCTGGCCGGGATCCGACTGAACGACGACGTCACCGGCGCCGCGGATCTCTCCCAGGTCCCGCTCTGGATGCTCGACCGCGTCGAGGTGTTTCGGGGCACGGCTCCGGAGGACGCGGACCGCATGGGCATCGGTGGCGCCGTCTTGTTGGAGCCTCGCTTCCCGCGACGCTCCACGCTGGGCGCGGGCTTCGGTATCGGCAGCTTCGGCGAGCGCTCCGGCTTCGTGGCGGGCGCGAGCGTCGGGCGCGGGGCGGGCGCGCTGGTCGGAGTGCGCTACGCGCGGGCCGACAACGACTACGAATACGTGGACGACGCCGGCACGACCACGACCGACGCCGACGACCGGGTGGTGCGCCGCCCGAACGCCGACGCCGCGGCCTGGGACGTGTGGGCTATCGGTCGCAGCGGGCTCGGCCGCGGCGCGCAGGTCACGACGCTCCTCACGAGCTTCCGCCGCGAGCAAGGGGTGACCGGCCTCGGCGTGATCCCTGCGCAGCACGCCCGGGCTCGCATCGAGCGGACCTTGGCCGGCGTGCGCTCGTCCTTGCCGTGTCCCGGGGGCGGCGAGTGTCGCCTCGAGCTCGCGACCAGCGCGCTGCTCGGCCGGCACCACATTCGGGATCCGCGCGCGGAGCTCGCCACCGGAGCGCCGGAGCTGACGAGCCGGGGCGCGCGCGTGGGCCAGGCAGCGCATGTCGTCTGGTATGCCTCCGAGGCGCTCCGCCTCAGGGCGGGCGGCAGCGAAGAGCTGGAGCTGCTCGGGATCGACCGCGCCGGGGCGAGCGGCCTACGGGCGCGCCGCGAAGCCTCGCGCGCCGACGCCAGCGCGCGCCTCGCGCTCTCGCCGGAGCTCTCGTTGGGCCTGGCTGGCGCGCTGGAGCGCCACGCGACCTCGGGGGGCTCCGAGGCGCTCTCCGAGTGGACCCCGGCTGCGCGGCTGGGCGCGGAGCTCCGCTTGCTGGAGGAGCTGTCGCTCCTCGGCAACGCGGGCCGCTACGCGCGCGTCCCGACGCTGGGCGAGCTCTACGGAACCAGTGCGGTCGTGCTCGGCAACCCGGATCTCGCGGCGGAGAGCGGGCTGTCCTTCGACCTCGGCGTGCGTGGAGCGGCGAGGGGCCGAGCGCTCTCGGTGTCCGGCGATCTGTTCGCGTTCGCGCGCTTCGCCGACGACCTGATCGCCTACCGGCGCTCCAGCCTCGGCGTGGTGAGGCCGTACAACGTGGCGAGCGCCCGGGTCCTGGGGCTCGAGCTCCAGACGGCGGCCCAGGCCTTCGACCACGCGCGGCTCGAGCTGGCGGCGACGCTCACCGATCCGCGGGACGCGAGCGACGACCGGCAAGTGCGGAACGACTTGCTGCCGTATCAGTCGCGCCTCACGGCGCACGCGCGGCTCGAGCTGTACAGCAAGGATCTCGGCGGCGTGGACCGCGCGGCGCTCGGCGCGAGCGGGCGCCATCGCGCCTCGCGGGTCGCCGATCCGGCCGGCCTCGTGGTGATCGGGGAAGACTGGTCCCTGGGCCTGGACGCCAGCGTGCTCCTCTTGCAGGAGCGCTTGGCCTTCCGGGCGGCGGTGGAGAACCTGCAGGGCCGGGAGCGCTACGACACGGTCGGCATGCCGCTGCCCGGACGGAGCTACCACGCGAGCGCGGAGCTCTGGTGGTAG
- a CDS encoding saccharopine dehydrogenase NADP-binding domain-containing protein, with translation MKTVVVFGATGFTGRLVVESLIAQGVRNIVLGGRSEERLRELSLSHAGLPWRVADALEPRSLGPLVAGAHVVVSTAGPFTRYGEPVVRAALAEGAHFLDTTGEQAYMARILERYHGAACEKRVAVVNAQAFEFGLGYCAAALLAEWDPALHTIDVFNRVYGFGATRGTQQSALYQLVEDALVRKNGRLTRRGLSPLPLWVTWPDSGKREPASPFPGGEALHLVRSHPEVLNVTTNLAMPARVALPLMAGWSARPLLRAASKAGLFEPLRRIVQAGPEGPSDEARAKSGFKVLARGKSDVAERGVLVKGHDAYGITGVMAALGAKLLCEGEPKAVGVISTDQAFGAEAFLKALEPFGVTLSRHEL, from the coding sequence ATGAAGACCGTCGTCGTGTTCGGCGCCACTGGGTTCACCGGCCGCTTGGTGGTCGAGTCGCTGATCGCGCAGGGAGTGCGGAACATCGTGCTCGGCGGGCGCAGCGAAGAACGCTTGCGCGAGCTGTCGCTCAGCCACGCGGGCCTGCCCTGGCGCGTGGCCGACGCGCTCGAGCCGCGCTCGCTGGGCCCGCTCGTGGCCGGTGCGCACGTCGTCGTGAGCACGGCCGGACCCTTCACGCGCTACGGAGAGCCCGTGGTCCGCGCCGCCTTGGCCGAAGGCGCTCACTTCCTCGACACGACCGGCGAGCAGGCCTACATGGCGAGGATCCTCGAGCGCTACCACGGCGCCGCCTGCGAGAAGCGCGTCGCGGTAGTCAACGCGCAGGCCTTCGAGTTCGGGCTCGGCTACTGCGCCGCCGCACTGCTGGCGGAGTGGGATCCGGCCTTGCACACCATCGACGTGTTCAACCGGGTCTACGGCTTCGGCGCCACGCGCGGCACGCAGCAGTCGGCCCTGTACCAGCTGGTGGAGGACGCGCTCGTGCGCAAGAACGGCCGCCTGACCCGGCGCGGCCTGTCGCCGCTGCCGCTCTGGGTGACCTGGCCCGACAGCGGCAAGCGCGAGCCCGCGAGCCCGTTCCCCGGAGGCGAGGCGCTGCACCTGGTGCGCTCGCACCCGGAGGTGCTGAACGTGACGACGAACCTGGCCATGCCGGCGCGCGTGGCGCTGCCGCTGATGGCGGGTTGGAGCGCGCGGCCGCTGCTCCGGGCTGCGTCGAAGGCGGGGCTGTTCGAGCCGCTGCGCCGCATCGTGCAGGCCGGACCGGAGGGCCCGAGCGACGAGGCCCGCGCGAAGAGCGGGTTCAAGGTGCTGGCGCGGGGCAAGAGCGACGTCGCCGAGCGAGGCGTGTTGGTCAAGGGGCACGACGCCTACGGCATCACCGGCGTCATGGCTGCGCTCGGCGCGAAGCTGCTCTGCGAGGGCGAACCCAAGGCGGTGGGCGTGATCTCCACCGATCAGGCCTTCGGCGCCGAGGCGTTCCTGAAGGCGCTAGAGCCGTTCGGCGTGACGCTCAGCCGCCACGAGCTCTGA
- a CDS encoding (2Fe-2S)-binding protein, giving the protein MPTIVFEGNAIGREKRVEAPDGGELVDVCDEVLAPIPFSCRSASCGTCQVEILEGAELLEAPGDLERELLELLAGPANNRLACQARVRGQDGLIRLKPVGA; this is encoded by the coding sequence GTGCCCACCATCGTCTTCGAAGGAAACGCCATCGGTCGCGAGAAGCGCGTGGAGGCGCCGGACGGTGGCGAGCTGGTGGACGTGTGCGACGAGGTGTTGGCGCCGATCCCGTTCTCGTGTCGCTCGGCCAGCTGCGGCACCTGTCAGGTGGAGATCCTGGAAGGCGCGGAGTTGCTCGAAGCGCCGGGCGACCTCGAGCGCGAATTGCTCGAGCTCCTGGCGGGTCCCGCGAACAACCGGCTCGCTTGCCAGGCGAGGGTGCGCGGTCAGGACGGGCTGATCCGCCTCAAGCCGGTGGGGGCGTAG
- a CDS encoding D-tyrosyl-tRNA(Tyr) deacylase: MRAVVQRVRKASVRVGDEVVGEIGAGLCLLVGVGRDDVEADADGLADKVLGLRIFEDDEGKMNRSLLETGGALLAVSQFTLFGDARKGRRPSFIEAMEPVRANELFERFCQRCREGGAAVATGRFRAEMLVALENDGPVTILLDTRKTF, from the coding sequence ATGCGAGCCGTGGTGCAGCGCGTTCGGAAGGCGAGCGTTCGGGTCGGGGACGAGGTCGTCGGCGAGATCGGAGCCGGGCTGTGTCTGCTGGTCGGGGTCGGGCGCGACGACGTCGAGGCCGACGCCGACGGGCTCGCCGACAAGGTGCTGGGCCTGCGCATCTTCGAGGACGACGAGGGCAAGATGAACCGGAGCCTGCTCGAGACCGGGGGAGCGCTGCTCGCCGTTTCGCAGTTCACCCTCTTCGGCGACGCGCGCAAGGGCCGGCGCCCGAGCTTCATCGAGGCCATGGAGCCGGTCCGGGCCAACGAGCTGTTCGAGCGCTTCTGCCAGCGGTGTCGCGAGGGTGGGGCCGCGGTCGCGACCGGACGCTTCCGCGCCGAGATGCTGGTGGCGCTGGAGAACGACGGGCCAGTGACCATCCTGCTCGACACTCGGAAGACTTTTTGA
- a CDS encoding ATP-binding cassette domain-containing protein, with translation MSAVVEASLLEKRYADFVAVAGIDFRIDKGECFGFLGPNGAGKTSTMRMLQSVSLPSAGKLRVLGMDPSRDGKLIRARIGVCPQADNLDPDLLAHQNLLVYGRYFPQPKAVTARRADELLDFVALGEKRDAPIPELSGGMKRRLVIARALINDPELLLLDEPTTGLDPQARHLIWSKLRELRARGVTMVLTTHYMDEAERLCDRLVIMDSGKILAEGAPRALIETHVGQEVFELGASADEARAFLAELDLGGAEHEHTGDVLAVFLGKRSELSERLMERARQAGSRYLLRNATLEDVFLKLTGRELGE, from the coding sequence ATGAGCGCGGTCGTCGAAGCCTCTCTGCTCGAGAAGCGCTACGCGGACTTCGTCGCGGTCGCGGGCATCGACTTCCGCATCGACAAGGGGGAGTGCTTCGGCTTCCTGGGACCGAACGGCGCGGGCAAGACCAGCACCATGCGGATGCTCCAGTCCGTGAGCCTGCCGAGCGCGGGCAAGCTCCGGGTGCTGGGCATGGACCCGAGCCGCGACGGCAAGCTCATCCGCGCGCGCATCGGCGTCTGTCCCCAGGCCGACAACCTCGATCCGGATCTGCTGGCCCACCAGAACCTCCTGGTCTACGGCCGCTACTTCCCCCAGCCGAAGGCTGTGACGGCCCGGCGCGCCGACGAGCTGCTCGACTTCGTGGCGCTCGGCGAGAAACGCGACGCCCCGATCCCGGAGCTCTCCGGCGGCATGAAGCGCCGCCTGGTCATCGCCCGCGCGCTGATCAACGACCCGGAGCTGCTCCTGCTCGACGAGCCCACCACCGGCCTCGACCCCCAGGCGCGCCACCTGATCTGGTCGAAGCTGCGCGAGCTGCGCGCCCGCGGCGTGACGATGGTGCTGACCACCCACTACATGGACGAGGCCGAGCGGCTCTGCGACCGCCTCGTGATCATGGACTCCGGGAAGATCCTGGCCGAAGGCGCGCCTCGCGCGCTGATCGAGACCCACGTGGGTCAGGAGGTGTTCGAGCTCGGGGCGTCCGCGGACGAAGCCCGGGCGTTCCTCGCGGAGCTGGACCTGGGCGGCGCCGAGCACGAGCACACCGGCGACGTCTTGGCCGTGTTCCTGGGCAAGCGGAGCGAGCTGTCGGAGCGCTTGATGGAGCGCGCGCGCCAGGCCGGCTCGCGCTACCTCTTGCGCAACGCCACGCTCGAGGACGTGTTCCTGAAGCTGACGGGACGGGAGCTGGGCGAGTGA
- the arfB gene encoding aminoacyl-tRNA hydrolase, translated as MSDADGLPIRPGLVIPERELSVRAVRSSGPGGQNVNRVSTKVELSFDLPGSTALEAPVKARLRRLAENRLDADGRVLITSQVTRSQAQNLADARDKLAALIRAALVVPKRRRATKPTRASKERRLDAKRKQSAKKQARGSRDD; from the coding sequence ATGAGCGACGCTGACGGCCTGCCGATCCGACCCGGCCTGGTCATCCCCGAGCGCGAGCTCAGCGTGCGCGCCGTGCGCTCGAGCGGCCCCGGCGGTCAGAACGTGAACCGCGTCTCGACCAAGGTCGAGCTCTCTTTCGACCTACCGGGGTCCACCGCGCTCGAGGCGCCGGTGAAGGCGCGCCTCCGCCGCCTGGCGGAGAATCGCCTGGACGCCGACGGGCGCGTGCTGATCACCAGCCAGGTCACGCGCTCGCAAGCGCAAAACCTGGCAGACGCCCGGGACAAGCTGGCGGCGCTGATCCGCGCCGCCCTGGTGGTGCCCAAGCGCCGTCGCGCGACCAAGCCCACCCGCGCCTCGAAGGAGCGCAGGCTGGACGCGAAGCGCAAGCAGTCCGCGAAGAAGCAGGCGCGCGGAAGCCGGGACGACTGA
- a CDS encoding histidine triad nucleotide-binding protein — MDGCLFCKIVKGEIPATVVHQDDRALAFRDINPVAPTHVLVIPRAHVSTINDVAAEHEPDMGHLFRVAAEVAKAEGLAEKGYRVVMNCGAGAGQSVFHVHLHVVGGRALGWPPFPGA; from the coding sequence ATGGACGGCTGCCTATTCTGCAAAATCGTGAAGGGTGAGATCCCGGCGACGGTCGTCCATCAGGACGACCGCGCGCTCGCGTTCCGCGACATCAACCCGGTCGCCCCGACCCACGTGCTGGTGATCCCGCGAGCGCACGTGTCCACCATCAACGACGTGGCGGCCGAGCACGAGCCCGACATGGGGCACCTGTTCCGGGTGGCCGCCGAAGTGGCGAAGGCCGAGGGCCTCGCGGAGAAGGGCTACCGCGTGGTGATGAACTGCGGCGCCGGCGCGGGACAGAGCGTGTTTCACGTCCACCTGCACGTCGTGGGCGGGCGGGCCCTGGGTTGGCCGCCGTTCCCTGGAGCGTGA
- a CDS encoding alcohol dehydrogenase catalytic domain-containing protein, translated as MRLAGICDTDLQLARGYMGYRGVLGHEVVAEVVECDSAGWLGRRVVADINAGCGRCQDCREAGGHHCPTRSVLGILARDGALAEELVVPERCLVSVPEAVPDERAVFAEPLAAALHVLDELPEDFSGKALVLGDGKLGLLIAQALASADLPVTLVGHHPDKLALGRDLGARTLLESELDRGAERAPLVVEATGSNAGLALALSLTEPRGTLVLKTTVAGRSEVDLSPIVIDELRVVGSRCGDMQRAVTALAAGLDPTPLVAARYPLARAAEALAHAGRKGTLKVLVEGAR; from the coding sequence ATGCGCCTGGCAGGGATCTGCGACACCGATCTGCAGCTCGCTCGGGGCTACATGGGCTACCGCGGCGTGCTCGGCCACGAGGTCGTCGCCGAGGTCGTGGAGTGCGACTCCGCCGGCTGGCTGGGCCGGCGCGTGGTGGCCGACATCAACGCCGGCTGCGGGCGCTGCCAGGACTGCCGTGAGGCGGGTGGCCACCACTGCCCGACGCGCAGCGTGCTGGGCATCCTGGCGCGTGACGGCGCGCTGGCAGAAGAGCTGGTGGTCCCCGAGCGCTGCCTGGTCTCCGTTCCCGAAGCGGTCCCGGACGAACGCGCGGTGTTCGCCGAGCCCCTCGCCGCGGCGCTGCACGTCCTCGACGAGCTGCCCGAGGACTTCTCGGGTAAGGCGCTGGTGCTCGGCGACGGCAAGCTGGGCCTCCTGATCGCGCAGGCGCTGGCCTCGGCGGACTTGCCGGTGACGCTGGTCGGCCACCACCCGGACAAGCTCGCCCTTGGCCGAGACCTCGGCGCGCGCACGCTGCTCGAGTCCGAGCTCGACCGCGGGGCGGAGCGCGCGCCGCTCGTGGTCGAGGCCACCGGCAGCAACGCGGGGCTCGCCCTGGCGCTCAGCCTGACCGAGCCGCGCGGCACCCTGGTGCTGAAGACCACCGTCGCCGGTCGCTCCGAGGTCGATCTCTCGCCCATCGTGATCGACGAGCTGCGCGTGGTGGGCTCGCGCTGCGGCGACATGCAGCGCGCGGTGACCGCGCTCGCGGCCGGGCTCGACCCGACCCCGCTGGTGGCCGCGCGCTATCCGCTCGCTCGGGCCGCCGAGGCCCTTGCTCACGCGGGCCGGAAGGGCACGCTCAAGGTGCTGGTCGAGGGCGCGCGATGA
- a CDS encoding GNAT family N-acetyltransferase codes for MDIRGMQDGDVAGVAELYLAAYHAKWSLDGARAYIEKFYRFEPASCLVAVEDGRLGGGILAYSFERETGHVLYIQELMVHPEQQGRGIGKQLMARLREAHSERGPKVKITPLVKADTTVLNFYNSLGFEKDKVVSFSLDIE; via the coding sequence ATGGACATCCGAGGCATGCAGGACGGCGACGTCGCGGGCGTCGCGGAGCTCTACCTGGCCGCGTACCACGCGAAGTGGTCGCTCGACGGAGCGCGCGCCTACATCGAGAAGTTCTACCGCTTCGAGCCGGCTTCCTGCCTGGTGGCCGTGGAGGACGGGCGCCTGGGCGGCGGCATCCTCGCGTATTCCTTCGAGCGCGAGACGGGGCACGTGCTCTACATCCAGGAGCTGATGGTGCACCCGGAGCAGCAAGGCCGCGGCATCGGCAAGCAGCTGATGGCGCGGCTGCGCGAGGCGCACAGCGAGCGGGGGCCGAAGGTCAAGATCACGCCGCTCGTGAAGGCGGACACGACCGTGCTGAACTTCTACAACAGCCTCGGCTTCGAGAAGGACAAGGTCGTCAGCTTCTCACTCGACATCGAGTGA
- a CDS encoding radical SAM protein, translated as MTHELPKKMADPPALDPRQSPPPRRRHALLVNPFYRKDPHASFGKHVLTPTLALTSVAAATPPDWSVAYWDENLLQGPPPLEPFPSVVGISVHLTFARRAYELSRYYRQRGAKVVLGGLHVLSCPDEAALHADALALGEGVGLWPRILADADRGALEPRYFGSFTAPFREDPPPRRALLPRQHFLTSTSLMATRGCHNRCGFCYLATRGLAMPYQMRDPAEIAAEWRAEGTPYAVFLDNNLSSSPGYLSRLCQALAPLDKIWSAAVSIDVTDRPELVRQMALSGCTAVFVGFESLRGENLAEARKKTPRPEDYARRVELLHDVGIAVNGSFVLGFDQDGPDVFARTVDWIEAARLECATFHILTPYPGTPLYARLNAEGRILHQDWDLYDTAHVVFRPARMSERELAEGYSECYSRLFSAGSIWRRRPARASELPSYLAMSALYKRSNALWPLLIERGLTARVWHPMVEAARRRHVAFRRRLAASGAARGYFAPAYAGV; from the coding sequence ATGACCCATGAGCTCCCGAAGAAGATGGCCGACCCTCCCGCGCTCGATCCCCGCCAGAGCCCGCCGCCGCGCCGGCGCCACGCGCTGCTCGTCAACCCGTTTTACCGCAAGGACCCGCACGCGAGCTTCGGCAAGCACGTGCTCACGCCGACCCTGGCGCTCACGAGCGTGGCCGCGGCCACGCCGCCGGACTGGAGCGTCGCCTACTGGGACGAGAACCTGCTCCAGGGACCTCCCCCTCTCGAGCCCTTTCCCAGCGTGGTCGGCATCAGCGTCCACCTCACCTTCGCGCGGCGCGCCTACGAGCTCAGTCGCTACTACCGGCAACGCGGCGCCAAGGTCGTGCTCGGCGGGCTCCACGTGCTCTCCTGCCCCGACGAGGCGGCGCTCCACGCCGACGCGCTCGCGCTCGGCGAGGGCGTCGGGCTCTGGCCGCGCATCCTGGCGGACGCGGACCGCGGCGCGCTCGAGCCGCGCTACTTCGGCAGCTTCACCGCGCCATTCCGAGAGGACCCGCCGCCACGACGCGCGCTGCTGCCGAGGCAGCACTTTCTCACCTCGACGAGCCTGATGGCCACCCGCGGCTGCCACAACCGCTGCGGCTTCTGCTACCTGGCCACCCGCGGGCTCGCGATGCCTTACCAGATGCGCGACCCCGCAGAGATCGCCGCCGAGTGGCGGGCCGAGGGCACGCCGTACGCCGTGTTCCTCGACAACAACCTGAGCTCGAGCCCTGGCTACCTCTCCCGCTTGTGCCAGGCCCTGGCGCCGCTCGACAAGATCTGGAGCGCCGCGGTCAGCATCGACGTCACCGACCGGCCTGAGCTGGTGCGGCAGATGGCGCTCTCGGGCTGCACGGCGGTGTTCGTGGGCTTCGAGTCGCTCCGCGGCGAGAACCTGGCGGAGGCCCGGAAGAAGACGCCGCGCCCGGAGGACTACGCGCGGCGCGTCGAGCTCCTGCACGACGTCGGCATCGCCGTGAACGGCAGCTTCGTGCTCGGCTTCGACCAAGACGGGCCCGACGTATTCGCACGCACGGTGGACTGGATCGAGGCGGCCCGGCTCGAGTGCGCGACCTTCCACATCCTGACGCCGTACCCGGGCACGCCGCTCTACGCGCGTTTGAATGCCGAGGGGCGCATCCTCCACCAAGACTGGGACCTGTACGACACGGCTCACGTGGTGTTCCGGCCGGCCAGGATGAGCGAGCGCGAGCTCGCGGAGGGTTATTCCGAGTGCTATTCGCGCCTATTTTCCGCGGGTTCCATCTGGCGCCGCCGCCCGGCGCGGGCGAGCGAGCTGCCGAGCTACCTGGCGATGAGCGCCCTCTACAAACGCAGCAACGCACTCTGGCCGCTGCTCATCGAGCGAGGGCTCACGGCCCGCGTCTGGCACCCGATGGTGGAGGCCGCGCGGCGCCGCCACGTCGCGTTCCGGCGGCGACTCGCGGCGAGCGGCGCCGCGCGCGGCTACTTCGCGCCTGCTTACGCCGGAGTCTGA
- a CDS encoding penicillin-insensitive murein endopeptidase — protein MRLGLPASILLATGVALAAPDRVLPKRFTKAPFSLMSLTVGHPNAGWQVRAKRIKKNKYLAIKAGSEDRSYGHPALVLMLGRSAKEIAKAAPGSVMLVGDLSTKHGGALSGHRSHQSGRDADVGFYVLDPNGKPVTPEKFLTFSADGKATDGSGYTFDDRRNWLLVQSWVRDKRAGLSHIFVSRGLRQRLLGYAAKQPAFQKHVAEVAALLKQPEDAMPHDDHFHVRVSCPKDQAEICREESK, from the coding sequence GTGCGCCTGGGGCTTCCCGCTTCGATCCTGCTCGCGACGGGCGTGGCCCTCGCGGCGCCGGACCGCGTGCTGCCGAAGCGCTTCACGAAAGCGCCTTTTTCGCTGATGTCGCTGACGGTCGGGCACCCGAACGCGGGCTGGCAGGTCCGCGCGAAGCGGATCAAGAAGAACAAGTACCTGGCGATCAAGGCCGGCAGCGAGGACAGGAGCTACGGGCACCCGGCGCTGGTCTTGATGCTGGGGCGCAGCGCGAAGGAGATCGCCAAGGCGGCGCCCGGCTCGGTGATGCTGGTGGGGGATCTCTCGACCAAGCACGGCGGTGCGCTCAGCGGGCACCGCTCGCACCAAAGCGGCCGCGACGCCGACGTCGGCTTCTACGTGCTCGACCCGAACGGCAAGCCCGTGACGCCGGAGAAGTTCCTGACCTTCAGCGCCGACGGCAAGGCCACGGATGGCAGCGGCTACACCTTCGACGATCGGCGCAACTGGCTCCTGGTGCAGTCCTGGGTGCGCGACAAACGCGCTGGGCTCTCCCACATCTTCGTCTCGCGGGGCTTGCGCCAGCGGCTGCTCGGCTACGCCGCCAAGCAGCCGGCCTTCCAGAAGCACGTGGCGGAGGTCGCCGCGCTGCTCAAGCAGCCGGAGGACGCGATGCCGCACGACGATCACTTCCACGTGCGCGTGTCGTGTCCGAAGGACCAGGCGGAGATCTGCCGGGAGGAGTCGAAGTAG